Below is a genomic region from Mycolicibacterium neworleansense.
AAGGGTGAACACACCATGGAGCCGGTTCGATGAGCGCCACCGAAGAGGCCGTCGCGATGGCGACGGTGGCCGCCAAGGCTGCCGCGGCCAAGCTGGCCGACGATGTCGTGGTCATCGACGTATCGGGTCAGTTGGTGATCACCGACTGCTTCGTGATCGCATCGGCCTCCAATGAGCGTCAGGTCAACGCGATCGTCGACGAGGTCGAGGAGAAGATGCGGCTGGCCGGGTACAAGCCCGCGCGCCGCGAGGGCACCCGGGAGGGCCGCTGGACGCTGCTCGACTACGTCGACATCGTCGTCCACATCCAGCACCAGGACGAGCGGGAGTTCTACGCGCTCGAACGGTTGTGGCGGGACTGCCCGACGATCCCGGTCGAGCTGGACAAGCCGGAGACCTCCGAGTGAGGGCGCGATGAGGGTCCGCCGCCTGGTCCTGCTGCGCCATGGCCAGACCGAGTACAACGCGGGTAGCCGGATGCAGGGCCAGCTCGACACCGAGTTGTCCGATCTGGGTCGCGACCAGGCTGCCGCGGCCGCCGATGTGCTGGGCAAGCGTCAGCCGCTGCTGATCGTGTCATCGGATCTCAAACGCGCCCTGGACACCGCGATGACCCTCGGCGACCGTGCCGGGATCGCGGTGCAGGTGGACAAGCGGTTGCGGGAGACACATCTGGGCGACTGGCAGGGCCTGACCCACCTTGAGGTGGACACGATGGCTCCCGGTGCCCGCGTGGCCTGGCGCGAGGACGCCCGGTGGGCGCCCCATGGCGGCGAGAGCCGGGTCGACGTGGCCGACCGCAGTATTCCCGTTGTCGCCGAACTTGTTGCCGGACAACCGGAGTGGGGCCTGGATGGCTCGGATCGCCCGGTGGTTCTGGTGGCCCACGGCGGGCTGATCGCGGCGCTGACCGCCGGGTTGCTCGGTCTGCCGGTGGACAACTGGCCGGTGCTGGGCGGCATGGGTAACGCCAGTTGGGTTCAGCTGTCCGGACATTCGGAAGACACCGCGGCGGATGGTGACGCGTTCGACGCCATCAAATGGCGGCTGGATGTGTGGAACGCCTCGGCACAGGTGGCCAACGATGTCCTCTGATCGCGGCTCGGCGGCCAGGCCGGTGCTGCTGGTCTTCGCCGACTCCCTGTCGTATTTCGGACCGACTGGCGGTCTGCCGTCGGACGATCCGCGGATCTGGCCCAATATCGTTGCCGAACAGTTGGGCTGGGACGTCGAGCTCATCGGCCGAATCGGCTGGACCTGCCGCGACGTGTGGTGGGCCGCGACCCAGGATCCGCGGTCCTGGGCGGCGTTGCCGCGAGCCGGTGCGGTCGTTTTCGCCACCAGCGGTATGGACTCGCTACCCTCGCCGCTGCCGACGGCGCTGCGGGAGCTGATCCGCTACATCCGCCCGGCCAGGTTGCGCCGGTGGGCGCGCGACGGTTACGGCTGGGTCCAGCCGCG
It encodes:
- the rsfS gene encoding ribosome silencing factor, yielding MSATEEAVAMATVAAKAAAAKLADDVVVIDVSGQLVITDCFVIASASNERQVNAIVDEVEEKMRLAGYKPARREGTREGRWTLLDYVDIVVHIQHQDEREFYALERLWRDCPTIPVELDKPETSE
- the gpgP gene encoding glucosyl-3-phosphoglycerate phosphatase, yielding MRVRRLVLLRHGQTEYNAGSRMQGQLDTELSDLGRDQAAAAADVLGKRQPLLIVSSDLKRALDTAMTLGDRAGIAVQVDKRLRETHLGDWQGLTHLEVDTMAPGARVAWREDARWAPHGGESRVDVADRSIPVVAELVAGQPEWGLDGSDRPVVLVAHGGLIAALTAGLLGLPVDNWPVLGGMGNASWVQLSGHSEDTAADGDAFDAIKWRLDVWNASAQVANDVL
- the octT gene encoding diglucosylglycerate octanoyltransferase, translating into MSSDRGSAARPVLLVFADSLSYFGPTGGLPSDDPRIWPNIVAEQLGWDVELIGRIGWTCRDVWWAATQDPRSWAALPRAGAVVFATSGMDSLPSPLPTALRELIRYIRPARLRRWARDGYGWVQPRLSPIARSALPPHLTVEYLEMTRNAIDFNRPGIPVVASLPSVHIADTYGKAHHGREPTVKAITAWAAEHDVALVDLKAAVADEVLSGRGNPDGIHWNFEAHRAVAELMLKGLADAGVPQLDSAD